From Alienimonas californiensis, a single genomic window includes:
- a CDS encoding Gfo/Idh/MocA family protein — MSTPRRSFLKTTAAASAAASLTAAAAPAAKLRAAHQEDVIRVGVIGCGGRGSGAVGDAINAAREAGTSPVKLVAMADVFEDHVKGKHDALKRQFGEQIDVPEDARYVGFDAYKKVLEHDLDYVIIATPPGFRPDHFAAAVEKGVHIFCEKPVATDAPGVRKFLAAVEKSKEKSLKVGVGLQRHHQGNYLAIADQIRDGAIGDIIAMKVYWNGGGVWDPRKSRDQVSGEMEYQMRNWYYYCWLCGDQIVEQHIHNLDVGNWWAGIKANGSDPVFPVVCRGMGGREVRTDKKYGNIFDHTACQYEYADGTQMISEGRHQPGCWNSVSEIAHGTKGNVSTQGRTRIYHMEKKDDGSYAEKIDWAYRGRNDKSPYVQEHIDLQAAMRDGNDYNEGYYGGMSTMTAILGRMACYSGKELTMDDALKNGRQLFPYDQELSWDAKPPVLPGEDGAYEVPTPGVTNVLS, encoded by the coding sequence ATGTCGACCCCCCGTCGTTCCTTTCTGAAAACGACCGCCGCCGCCAGTGCCGCCGCGTCGCTCACCGCCGCCGCGGCGCCGGCCGCCAAGCTGCGGGCCGCCCACCAGGAAGACGTGATCCGCGTCGGCGTGATCGGTTGCGGCGGGCGGGGCAGCGGCGCCGTCGGCGACGCGATCAACGCGGCCCGCGAAGCCGGCACCTCGCCGGTGAAGCTCGTCGCGATGGCCGACGTCTTCGAGGATCACGTCAAGGGCAAGCACGACGCCCTGAAGCGGCAGTTCGGCGAGCAGATCGACGTGCCGGAAGACGCCCGGTACGTGGGCTTCGACGCCTACAAGAAGGTGCTGGAGCACGACCTCGACTACGTGATCATCGCCACGCCCCCGGGCTTCCGGCCGGATCACTTCGCCGCCGCGGTGGAGAAGGGCGTCCACATCTTCTGCGAAAAGCCCGTCGCCACGGACGCCCCGGGCGTTCGCAAGTTCCTCGCCGCGGTTGAGAAGTCCAAGGAAAAGAGCCTGAAGGTCGGCGTCGGTCTCCAGCGCCACCACCAGGGCAACTACCTCGCCATCGCGGACCAGATTCGCGACGGGGCGATCGGCGACATCATCGCCATGAAGGTGTACTGGAACGGCGGCGGCGTCTGGGATCCCCGCAAGTCGCGGGACCAGGTCTCCGGCGAAATGGAGTACCAGATGCGCAACTGGTACTACTACTGTTGGCTCTGCGGCGACCAGATCGTCGAGCAGCACATCCACAACCTGGACGTCGGCAACTGGTGGGCCGGCATCAAGGCCAACGGCAGCGACCCCGTCTTCCCCGTCGTCTGCCGCGGCATGGGCGGACGCGAGGTCCGGACCGACAAGAAGTACGGCAACATCTTCGATCACACCGCCTGCCAGTACGAATACGCCGACGGCACGCAGATGATCTCCGAAGGCCGGCACCAGCCCGGTTGCTGGAACAGCGTTTCCGAGATCGCCCACGGCACCAAGGGCAACGTCAGCACGCAGGGCCGGACCCGCATCTATCACATGGAGAAGAAGGACGACGGCTCCTACGCGGAGAAAATCGACTGGGCCTACCGCGGCCGCAACGACAAGAGCCCCTACGTCCAGGAGCACATCGACCTCCAGGCCGCCATGCGGGACGGCAACGACTACAACGAGGGCTACTACGGCGGCATGTCCACGATGACGGCGATCCTCGGCCGGATGGCCTGCTACTCCGGCAAGGAACTGACGATGGACGACGCCCTCAAGAACGGCCGCCAGCTGTTCCCGTACGACCAGGAACTCTCCTGGGACGCCAAACCGCCGGTCCTGCCTGGCGAAGACGGCGCCTACGAGGTGCCCACCCCGGGCGTCACCAACGTGCTGAGCTAA
- a CDS encoding sugar phosphate isomerase/epimerase family protein, which yields MQRRTFLAGSAAALAAASTLRAAPPAAVTEFPEDAARYRKAVKLSMISGEGSLEEKFAIAKAAGFAGIEIDSSARDVSALLAARDAVGLPIHGVVYGDSWKDRFSAADAAVRARAVAGLQQALRDCEQLGGSSVLVIPGVVDEDTGYADAYARAELEIAKALPVAEETGVDVLFENVWNNFLLSPLEFARFIDGFDSPAVGAYFDVGNVVRIGWPEQWIAVLGDRIRKLDVKEYSRKLQQSDGLYKGFGVELGEGSVDWDAVRAALETIGYRGWATAEVRGGDLDRLTDVANRMNAVLGLESA from the coding sequence ATGCAGCGTCGCACTTTTCTGGCCGGCTCCGCCGCCGCCCTCGCCGCCGCCTCAACGCTGCGGGCCGCCCCGCCCGCCGCCGTCACCGAGTTCCCGGAGGACGCCGCCCGCTACCGCAAGGCGGTGAAGCTGTCCATGATCAGCGGCGAAGGCTCGCTGGAGGAGAAGTTCGCGATCGCCAAGGCGGCCGGGTTCGCGGGAATCGAGATCGACAGCTCCGCCCGCGACGTGTCGGCGTTGCTGGCCGCCCGTGACGCCGTCGGGTTGCCGATCCACGGCGTGGTGTACGGCGACAGTTGGAAGGATCGCTTCTCCGCGGCGGACGCCGCCGTGCGGGCCCGGGCCGTCGCCGGGCTCCAGCAGGCGTTGCGAGACTGCGAACAACTCGGCGGCTCCTCGGTGCTGGTGATCCCCGGTGTGGTCGACGAGGACACCGGCTACGCCGACGCCTACGCCCGCGCCGAACTGGAGATCGCCAAAGCCCTGCCCGTGGCGGAGGAGACCGGCGTCGACGTGCTGTTCGAGAACGTCTGGAACAACTTCCTGCTCAGCCCGTTGGAGTTCGCCCGGTTCATCGACGGCTTCGACTCCCCGGCCGTCGGCGCGTATTTCGACGTCGGCAACGTGGTCCGCATCGGCTGGCCGGAACAGTGGATCGCCGTGTTGGGCGACCGCATCCGCAAGCTGGACGTGAAGGAATACAGCCGCAAGCTCCAGCAGAGCGACGGCCTCTACAAAGGTTTCGGCGTGGAACTGGGCGAGGGCAGCGTCGACTGGGACGCCGTGCGGGCGGCGCTGGAGACGATCGGCTATCGCGGCTGGGCGACCGCGGAGGTCCGCGGCGGCGATCTCGACCGCCTCACCGACGTGGCGAACCGCATGAACGCCGTCCTCGGCCTGGAAAGCGCCTGA
- a CDS encoding 4-(cytidine 5'-diphospho)-2-C-methyl-D-erythritol kinase: protein MRTLRHCRRSNADPAAPALTIHAPAKLNLTLDVLGKRADGFHELESLMVTVGWYDTLTFAPAERFALAVTGAAGVPCDERNLVTRAATALSAAIGRDPGAAITLHKRIPHEAGLGGGSSDAAATLLGLNELWDCGLSRAELSELGATIGSDVPFFLCGSPAGVVRGRGERVEPLNPGPPRWAALAKPPIGLSTAAVFAAWGGRTSAQATSRAAGAYAAAGSALAAATTNDLDGPATELEPTLAAERDAFASLGFERSCLSGSGTSRFALCRSAASARSAAAALRRLRPGPVAAVPLAV from the coding sequence ATGCGGACTCTTCGACACTGCCGTCGCTCGAACGCGGACCCGGCCGCCCCGGCGTTGACGATTCACGCCCCGGCCAAGCTGAACCTCACGCTGGACGTGCTCGGCAAGCGGGCGGACGGGTTCCATGAGCTGGAATCGCTGATGGTCACCGTCGGCTGGTACGACACGCTGACCTTCGCCCCGGCGGAACGGTTCGCCCTCGCCGTCACCGGCGCCGCCGGCGTGCCCTGCGACGAACGCAACCTCGTCACGCGGGCGGCGACGGCCCTGTCGGCGGCCATCGGCCGCGACCCGGGCGCCGCGATCACGCTGCACAAACGCATTCCCCACGAAGCCGGGCTCGGCGGCGGGTCCAGCGACGCGGCGGCGACCCTGCTGGGGCTGAACGAACTGTGGGACTGCGGGCTGTCCCGGGCGGAACTGTCCGAATTAGGCGCGACGATCGGCAGCGACGTGCCGTTCTTCCTCTGCGGATCGCCCGCCGGCGTGGTGCGGGGCCGGGGCGAACGCGTGGAACCGCTGAACCCCGGTCCGCCGCGGTGGGCGGCGCTCGCCAAGCCGCCGATCGGCCTGTCCACCGCCGCGGTGTTCGCCGCCTGGGGCGGTCGGACCTCCGCTCAGGCCACCTCCCGGGCGGCGGGGGCGTACGCCGCCGCCGGCTCCGCGCTCGCCGCGGCGACGACCAACGATCTCGACGGCCCGGCGACGGAGCTGGAGCCGACCCTCGCCGCAGAGCGGGACGCGTTCGCCTCGCTCGGGTTCGAGCGGTCCTGCCTGTCGGGCAGCGGGACGAGCCGGTTCGCCCTCTGCCGCTCCGCCGCGTCCGCCCGGTCCGCCGCCGCGGCGCTGCGTCGCCTCCGCCCCGGCCCGGTCGCCGCCGTGCCGCTGGCGGTCTGA